One Aliiroseovarius sediminilitoris DNA window includes the following coding sequences:
- a CDS encoding type II and III secretion system protein family protein gives MKVDRFIKAALLGLTLGIGVPAASSAETLRVMSGAPSGALKVPMNRAVVVESDVPFAELSIANPGIADISTLSDRTIYVLGKTPGRTTLTLLGADGKLITNVEVHVAPDIAEFKERLRQILPGEQIEVRTANDGIVLSGMVSSIQRLDRALDLAQRYAPERVSNLMTVGGTQQVMLKVRFAEMGRSVRKSLSSSLQLGGTIGNVDALGASGTLLSPANASRSPGDPINVASGTQGGMILGFNAGGLRMNVLLEALETKGVVRTLAEPNLTALSGQEASFLAGGEYPLPVSNGNNEIAVTYKPFGVELTFTPTVLADDVINLQLNAAVSGLDESVSYNNGGFSINAFRRRETSTTVEMRDGESFAIAGLIEDDFQDNIGAVPWLGDIPVLGALFRSTEYQRSQSELVIIITAHLVTPTRGEALAVPTDRIRPPSEQDLFLFGNTTASNRPKTGAAGEVAQQDFSGSYGYVMED, from the coding sequence ATGAAAGTTGATCGATTTATCAAGGCAGCCCTATTGGGTCTGACGCTCGGGATCGGCGTGCCAGCGGCATCTTCCGCTGAAACGCTGCGCGTCATGAGCGGCGCACCATCCGGTGCGTTGAAAGTCCCCATGAACCGGGCTGTGGTCGTCGAAAGCGACGTCCCCTTCGCCGAGCTTTCCATCGCCAACCCCGGCATCGCGGACATCTCGACCCTGTCGGACCGCACGATTTATGTGCTGGGCAAGACACCAGGGCGCACGACACTGACCCTGCTTGGGGCTGATGGGAAGCTTATCACCAATGTCGAGGTGCATGTCGCGCCGGATATCGCAGAGTTCAAGGAACGCCTGCGGCAAATCCTGCCAGGCGAGCAAATCGAGGTGCGCACCGCCAATGACGGGATCGTGCTGTCAGGCATGGTCAGTTCGATCCAGCGACTGGATCGCGCCTTGGATCTGGCCCAGCGATATGCGCCCGAACGGGTGTCGAACCTGATGACCGTCGGTGGCACCCAGCAAGTCATGCTGAAAGTGCGCTTTGCCGAGATGGGCCGGTCGGTTCGCAAATCGTTGTCCAGCTCGTTGCAGCTTGGCGGCACCATCGGTAATGTTGACGCGCTTGGAGCATCGGGCACTTTGTTGAGCCCGGCAAATGCCAGCCGTAGTCCCGGCGATCCGATCAACGTAGCTTCTGGGACGCAAGGCGGTATGATCCTTGGCTTTAACGCGGGCGGCCTCAGAATGAATGTTCTGCTCGAAGCCCTTGAAACAAAGGGGGTTGTGCGCACCTTGGCTGAACCGAACCTGACTGCACTGTCAGGCCAGGAGGCATCGTTCCTTGCAGGCGGTGAATACCCCCTGCCCGTCTCAAACGGCAACAACGAGATTGCCGTGACTTACAAGCCCTTCGGTGTTGAACTGACATTCACCCCGACAGTGCTGGCTGATGACGTGATCAACCTGCAACTGAACGCCGCCGTGTCGGGTCTGGATGAATCCGTCAGCTATAACAATGGCGGCTTCAGCATCAACGCGTTCCGCCGCCGCGAAACTTCGACCACGGTCGAGATGCGGGACGGCGAAAGCTTCGCCATTGCTGGTCTGATCGAGGACGATTTTCAGGACAATATCGGGGCGGTCCCATGGCTGGGCGACATCCCGGTGCTTGGCGCGCTGTTCCGATCAACCGAATACCAACGGTCGCAGTCTGAACTGGTGATCATCATCACCGCGCATCTTGTTACCCCGACGCGCGGCGAAGCGCTGGCGGTTCCGACTGACCGGATCCGCCCACCGTCTGAGCAGGATTTGTTCCTGTTCGGCAATACGACAGCCTCGAACCGACCCAAAACCGGGGCGGCGGGCGAAGTGGCGCAACAGGACTTCTCCGGGTCCTATGGCTATGTGATGGAGGACTGA
- a CDS encoding tetratricopeptide repeat protein, whose translation MTACASGTGPFAKHTGPYAPTALKRGEEAVDGLTVGHRLTAAGEHELALKAYLRAASEQGITVDVLSAIGSTNLQLGRLGQAERILRKATEMDGSFVPAWNNLGVVLMETGQTAEAARVFQIAFGLDRGQSAQIRDNLRLALAKSENPDYDQTHNDAFALVRRGTGDYLLLSQI comes from the coding sequence CTGACGGCCTGTGCGTCTGGAACGGGACCATTTGCCAAGCACACAGGCCCCTATGCGCCAACCGCACTGAAACGTGGCGAAGAAGCTGTGGATGGGTTGACTGTCGGCCACCGCCTGACCGCCGCCGGCGAACATGAACTGGCCCTGAAAGCCTATCTGCGTGCGGCCAGCGAGCAGGGCATCACCGTCGATGTGCTGTCGGCCATCGGATCGACCAATCTGCAACTCGGCCGTCTGGGTCAGGCCGAGCGCATCCTCAGAAAAGCCACCGAAATGGATGGCAGCTTCGTTCCGGCATGGAACAATTTGGGCGTTGTCCTGATGGAAACCGGCCAAACAGCCGAGGCCGCCCGTGTCTTCCAGATCGCATTTGGCCTGGATCGTGGCCAATCTGCCCAAATTCGCGACAATTTGCGCTTGGCGCTCGCAAAATCGGAAAATCCGGATTATGATCAGACCCATAATGATGCATTCGCGCTGGTTCGGCGGGGGACGGGGGATTACCTGCTTCTGTCGCAAATCTAA
- a CDS encoding lytic transglycosylase domain-containing protein produces the protein MGVQAQADNTPAPFPDFTFKRVSVPQAGARRITIQIDPVAQAAALAPKFPKQDMVEEVAAAVATPLPTEWDWFWTTVSPRLDKAGPANVRVALDLLDTQEGLVQPRLQHLQSIAQAHGTDILKATIGTPVSPALVLALISVESGGRVNVESQAGAQGLMQLIPDTAARFGVVDSHNPAQNIKGGVAYLNWLINHFNGDPILALAGYNAGENAVKDSGGVPPYAETRAYVPKVLAAWKVARGLCLTPPELLSDGCVFAVNGS, from the coding sequence ATGGGGGTTCAGGCGCAGGCGGACAACACGCCAGCGCCCTTTCCCGACTTTACCTTCAAGCGCGTATCGGTGCCGCAAGCCGGGGCCAGGCGCATCACCATTCAGATTGACCCCGTTGCCCAGGCAGCGGCACTCGCGCCAAAATTTCCAAAGCAGGATATGGTCGAGGAAGTTGCAGCCGCTGTCGCCACGCCTCTGCCCACCGAATGGGATTGGTTCTGGACCACCGTATCGCCGCGTTTGGACAAGGCTGGTCCCGCAAACGTGCGTGTCGCCCTTGATTTGCTTGATACGCAAGAGGGGTTGGTGCAGCCGCGCCTGCAACATCTGCAATCCATCGCACAGGCGCATGGCACCGACATATTGAAGGCGACGATCGGCACTCCCGTGTCCCCCGCGTTGGTGCTGGCCTTGATTTCGGTGGAAAGCGGCGGGCGCGTGAATGTGGAAAGCCAAGCAGGCGCGCAGGGGTTGATGCAACTGATCCCAGATACCGCCGCCCGGTTCGGTGTCGTGGACAGCCACAACCCCGCCCAGAACATCAAGGGCGGTGTCGCCTACCTGAACTGGTTGATCAACCACTTCAATGGTGATCCCATATTGGCCCTGGCCGGTTATAACGCAGGCGAGAATGCGGTGAAGGACAGTGGCGGCGTTCCGCCCTATGCCGAGACCCGTGCCTATGTGCCGAAGGTTCTGGCCGCTTGGAAGGTTGCGCGCGGGCTGTGTCTGACCCCGCCAGAGCTGTTGTCGGACGGATGTGTATTTGCAGTGAATGGATCGTAA
- a CDS encoding Flp family type IVb pilin, with protein sequence MKLYNLIKTFQADEDGAVTVDWVVLTAAIVGLGIAVLTSVSGGTTSLADKISSSLSNMSIMSY encoded by the coding sequence ATGAAACTGTATAACCTGATCAAGACTTTCCAAGCCGACGAAGACGGCGCTGTCACCGTGGACTGGGTCGTGCTGACCGCAGCCATCGTGGGCCTCGGCATCGCGGTTCTGACATCGGTCTCGGGCGGCACAACGTCGCTGGCAGACAAGATCTCGTCCTCGCTGTCCAACATGTCGATCATGAGCTACTAA
- a CDS encoding CpaF family protein — protein MFSRYKKPTKPAAAAPELKAVDGGRADAPAPSTSKPDAAAASRAPVSRRQAPLQEARAPQADKERKRKERLSEIKTELHKELLDNLNLGALESAAEKDLRAEITDITSEFLSTRDVVLTRDERLLLNQELYDEVRGLGPLEPLLQDDTVNDILVNGPQQVFVERAGKLQLTDVSFKDERHLLRIIDKIVSAVGRRVDESNPHVDARLADGSRFNAMVPPIAVDGSLVSIRKFKKDKLGIDELVGFGAFSEEMAVYLQAAVATRLNVIVSGGTGSGKTTTLNALSSFIDNSERILTIEDTAELQLQQTHVGRMESRPANVEGKGAVSQRDCLKNALRMRPDRIIVGETRGEEVIDMLQAMNTGHDGSMTTIHANSARDAVSRLENMIAMAGIEMPIKAVRSQIASAVNLIVQASRLQDGSRRMVSITEITGMEGDVISMQEVFRYERLGLAPDGKIIGRFNATGVRSHYSDRFRQWGYDLPASIYEPWSD, from the coding sequence ATGTTTTCCCGCTATAAAAAGCCTACGAAACCAGCCGCGGCAGCGCCCGAACTGAAGGCAGTGGACGGTGGGCGGGCAGATGCCCCTGCCCCCAGCACGTCAAAGCCTGACGCGGCGGCGGCGTCCCGCGCGCCTGTGTCGCGTCGGCAAGCGCCGTTGCAGGAAGCCCGCGCACCTCAGGCCGACAAGGAACGCAAGCGCAAGGAACGGCTGTCCGAGATCAAGACCGAGCTTCACAAAGAGCTTCTGGACAACCTGAACCTTGGCGCATTGGAAAGCGCCGCAGAAAAAGACCTTCGCGCGGAAATAACTGATATCACGTCCGAATTCCTGAGCACGCGCGATGTCGTGCTCACCCGCGATGAACGCCTGCTGCTGAACCAGGAATTGTATGACGAAGTCCGTGGCCTTGGCCCGCTGGAGCCGCTTTTGCAGGACGACACGGTCAACGATATTCTGGTCAACGGACCCCAACAGGTATTCGTCGAACGTGCGGGCAAACTGCAACTGACCGATGTGAGCTTCAAGGATGAACGCCACCTTCTGCGGATCATCGACAAGATCGTGTCCGCCGTGGGCCGTCGGGTCGATGAATCGAACCCCCATGTTGACGCCCGTTTGGCCGATGGCTCGCGCTTCAACGCGATGGTGCCGCCGATTGCGGTGGATGGATCGCTCGTGTCGATCCGTAAGTTCAAGAAAGACAAGCTTGGCATTGATGAGTTGGTCGGTTTCGGCGCCTTCTCGGAAGAAATGGCCGTTTACCTTCAGGCCGCCGTCGCGACGCGCCTGAACGTGATCGTATCGGGCGGGACGGGGTCTGGTAAGACGACCACGCTGAACGCGTTGTCGTCTTTCATCGACAACTCGGAACGGATCCTGACGATTGAGGATACGGCCGAACTTCAACTGCAACAGACCCATGTGGGCCGAATGGAAAGCCGCCCGGCCAATGTCGAAGGCAAGGGCGCGGTCAGCCAGCGCGACTGTTTGAAAAACGCCCTTCGGATGCGTCCTGACCGGATCATCGTCGGCGAGACGCGCGGCGAAGAGGTTATCGACATGTTGCAGGCCATGAACACCGGCCACGACGGGTCGATGACGACAATCCACGCGAACTCGGCCCGCGATGCGGTTTCGCGTCTGGAAAACATGATCGCCATGGCAGGGATTGAAATGCCGATCAAGGCCGTGCGCAGCCAGATTGCATCGGCGGTGAACCTGATCGTGCAGGCCAGCCGCCTGCAAGACGGTTCGCGGCGCATGGTCTCGATCACGGAAATCACCGGCATGGAAGGCGACGTCATCTCGATGCAAGAGGTGTTCCGCTATGAACGTCTGGGTCTGGCACCCGATGGCAAGATCATTGGACGGTTCAACGCCACCGGCGTGCGGTCACACTATTCCGACCGCTTCCGCCAGTGGGGTTATGACCTGCCCGCATCCATCTATGAACCCTGGAGCGACTGA
- a CDS encoding type II secretion system F family protein produces the protein MEQINTILTDLLGPAGPLLAVGALGIVLIVVTVPFLLRKTEDPIEKLRKARESGSKSGQKVDLRVASGSDKLERYSAFLEPQDADEYSAVQLKLLQAGYPGKNAVRTFHFAQFALGIGLLIFGIFLTILKTANGQELTTTARMLWILIPGVAGYMLPKYWVTRRVETRKEEITNGFPDALDMMLTCVEAGQSLDQSILRVSKEIRASYPALADEFSIVSNEMKAGKDRVQVLRDLSERSGVPDVASFVTVMIQSATFGTSIADALRVYAGEMRDKRVMRAEEKANTLPTKMTLATMMLTVPPLLIILIGPSVYDIYLTLKSVRF, from the coding sequence ATGGAACAGATCAACACAATTCTGACCGACCTTCTTGGTCCCGCTGGTCCCCTTCTGGCAGTGGGCGCGCTGGGGATCGTGCTGATCGTCGTCACGGTGCCGTTCCTGCTTCGCAAGACCGAAGATCCAATTGAAAAGCTCCGCAAGGCGCGTGAGAGTGGAAGTAAGAGCGGGCAGAAGGTCGATCTGCGGGTCGCCTCGGGTTCGGATAAGCTCGAAAGATACTCCGCCTTTCTGGAACCGCAGGACGCTGACGAATATTCGGCCGTTCAACTGAAGCTGCTGCAAGCGGGCTATCCGGGCAAGAACGCGGTTCGGACCTTTCACTTTGCGCAGTTTGCGCTTGGCATCGGTCTGCTGATCTTCGGGATCTTCCTGACCATCCTGAAAACCGCAAACGGGCAAGAGCTGACCACGACAGCGCGCATGCTGTGGATCCTGATCCCCGGCGTCGCCGGGTATATGCTGCCGAAATACTGGGTCACGCGCCGGGTCGAAACCCGCAAAGAAGAGATCACCAACGGTTTCCCTGACGCGCTCGACATGATGCTGACCTGCGTCGAAGCGGGTCAATCGCTGGACCAATCCATCCTGCGGGTGTCCAAGGAAATCCGGGCCTCATACCCGGCGCTGGCCGACGAGTTTTCGATCGTGTCGAACGAGATGAAGGCCGGTAAAGACCGGGTTCAAGTGCTGCGCGATCTGTCTGAACGTTCGGGCGTGCCGGACGTGGCAAGCTTTGTCACCGTGATGATCCAATCGGCCACATTCGGCACATCCATTGCCGATGCGCTGCGGGTCTATGCTGGCGAGATGCGTGATAAACGCGTCATGCGCGCGGAAGAAAAGGCAAACACCTTGCCCACCAAGATGACACTTGCCACTATGATGCTGACCGTTCCGCCGCTATTGATCATTCTGATCGGACCATCGGTCTATGACATCTATCTGACCCTTAAATCGGTCCGCTTCTGA
- a CDS encoding type II secretion system F family protein, with product MTISIEPILYGLIFLAVLLLVEGIYLTVFGKSISLNNRINRRLDMLEKGAAREEVLEKLRKEMSQHVRAQGIPFYSLLATKAQKAAIAFTPGQLVLMMVLLSMFAFVGLGVATAASLPIRAGIAVVMGVGGVYIWVNNKAKKRTSMIEEQLPDAVELMVRSLRVGHPFSSAVQIVAKEVPDPLGTEMGLIADESAYGRDVGEALAAMAERLDNQDMRFLAVAVIIQQTSGGNLAEILDGLAKVIRSRFKLFRRVRAITAEAKWSGNFLSGFPVLALVMINLIQPNYYDKVRDTPYFIPACLIVAGFLVANVFVMRMLVNIKV from the coding sequence ATGACCATTTCCATCGAGCCAATCCTCTACGGCCTGATTTTCCTGGCGGTCCTTCTGCTGGTTGAAGGTATCTATCTGACTGTCTTTGGCAAGTCGATCAGCCTGAACAACCGTATCAACCGCCGGCTGGATATGCTGGAAAAGGGTGCGGCACGCGAAGAGGTTCTGGAAAAGCTCCGCAAGGAGATGAGCCAACACGTCCGTGCGCAGGGTATCCCGTTCTATTCACTTCTGGCGACCAAGGCACAGAAAGCCGCCATCGCGTTTACACCGGGCCAACTAGTGCTGATGATGGTGCTTTTGTCGATGTTTGCCTTTGTCGGGCTGGGTGTCGCCACCGCAGCGTCCTTGCCCATTCGGGCTGGTATTGCTGTCGTCATGGGCGTCGGTGGTGTTTACATCTGGGTGAACAACAAAGCAAAAAAACGCACTTCGATGATCGAAGAACAACTGCCCGATGCGGTTGAACTGATGGTGCGCAGCCTTCGGGTGGGGCACCCATTCTCATCCGCCGTTCAGATCGTCGCCAAGGAAGTGCCCGATCCGCTTGGCACTGAAATGGGCTTGATTGCCGACGAAAGCGCCTATGGTCGCGACGTGGGCGAAGCCTTGGCCGCCATGGCCGAGCGTCTGGACAATCAGGACATGCGCTTTCTGGCCGTGGCCGTCATCATTCAGCAAACGTCAGGCGGCAATCTGGCCGAAATCCTTGACGGTCTGGCCAAGGTGATCCGATCGCGCTTCAAATTGTTCCGCCGCGTGCGCGCCATCACCGCCGAGGCGAAATGGTCTGGCAACTTCCTGTCCGGCTTTCCGGTTCTGGCGCTGGTCATGATCAACCTGATCCAGCCCAATTATTACGACAAGGTGCGTGACACGCCTTATTTCATCCCCGCTTGCCTGATCGTTGCCGGCTTCCTTGTGGCGAACGTCTTCGTCATGCGGATGCTGGTGAACATCAAGGTCTGA
- a CDS encoding Flp family type IVb pilin, with protein sequence MKLYNLIKTFQADEDGAVTVDWVVLTAAIVGLGIAVLTSVSGGTTSLADKISSSLSNMSIMSY encoded by the coding sequence ATGAAACTGTATAACCTGATCAAGACTTTCCAAGCTGATGAAGACGGCGCTGTCACCGTGGACTGGGTCGTGCTGACCGCAGCCATCGTGGGCCTCGGCATCGCGGTTCTGACATCGGTCTCGGGCGGCACAACGTCGCTGGCAGACAAGATCTCGTCCTCGCTGTCCAACATGTCGATCATGAGCTACTAA
- the cpaB gene encoding Flp pilus assembly protein CpaB has protein sequence MRLLFGLVLIIGVGLAGFAVYMAKDYIGDFQTQLDAERAARAAIVPTVDVFVVNRPLRYGEQMTADDIRAVKWPENAIPEGTFGKIEDIFPDGEKKFRTVLRAMEKDEALLEVKVTKPGADAGVSSRLATGMRAYAINVDVSSGVSGFLRPEDRIDVYWSGRGFDELGEGQAVTKLILANVHIIAVDQIADTDRTGPTIARTITVEVTPRQVAALAQAQSSGRLSLALVGTQDETVTSSVEVGQGEIMGEVVGVQEEVCTIRTRRGGEIIETQIACPE, from the coding sequence ATGCGTTTGCTCTTCGGACTCGTTCTGATCATTGGTGTCGGCCTGGCGGGGTTCGCGGTCTATATGGCCAAGGACTACATCGGCGATTTCCAGACCCAGCTTGATGCTGAACGCGCCGCGCGCGCTGCCATCGTTCCGACGGTTGATGTGTTCGTCGTGAACCGCCCACTACGCTATGGCGAACAAATGACGGCCGACGATATCAGGGCTGTGAAATGGCCCGAGAACGCAATCCCAGAAGGCACGTTCGGCAAGATTGAAGACATTTTCCCTGACGGCGAAAAGAAATTCCGCACCGTGCTGCGCGCGATGGAAAAGGACGAAGCCCTGCTAGAGGTCAAGGTAACAAAACCTGGTGCGGATGCCGGCGTGTCTTCGCGTCTGGCGACGGGGATGCGCGCCTATGCCATCAATGTGGATGTCAGCTCAGGCGTGTCCGGCTTTCTGCGACCAGAAGACCGCATCGATGTCTATTGGTCCGGGCGCGGCTTTGACGAGTTGGGTGAAGGCCAGGCAGTCACCAAACTTATCCTGGCGAATGTTCATATCATCGCCGTCGACCAGATTGCGGACACGGATCGCACAGGTCCGACCATCGCACGGACCATCACTGTTGAAGTGACCCCCCGGCAAGTGGCCGCCCTTGCTCAAGCCCAGTCCAGCGGGCGCTTGTCGCTGGCGCTTGTGGGCACGCAGGACGAAACTGTCACCTCTTCTGTCGAGGTGGGACAAGGCGAAATCATGGGCGAAGTGGTTGGTGTACAAGAAGAGGTGTGCACCATTCGCACCCGTCGTGGCGGCGAGATTATCGAGACGCAAATCGCCTGCCCAGAGTGA
- a CDS encoding OmpA family protein, translating to MPIERIKPVLAATSAIAILTACSGADVASKSWFVEAGAQLDEGGLGQPTAYNTGVQNGQINPTVALANRFNQESQDTVNFAFNSAALDNTARAILSQQAHWIGQFPELRFRVYGHTDLVGSNAYNKRLGLRRANAVVNYLVASGISRSRLEAVVSYGETRPLIVTRAPEVRNRRTVTEVTGFVGGRKPTVLDGKYAQVVYREYIGSAVPLPIISAGTAGSIGEGT from the coding sequence ATGCCCATTGAACGTATCAAACCAGTGCTCGCTGCCACCTCGGCGATTGCCATTCTGACGGCATGTTCCGGTGCGGATGTGGCGTCGAAATCCTGGTTCGTCGAAGCAGGTGCACAACTGGACGAAGGCGGGCTGGGGCAACCCACGGCCTATAACACAGGCGTCCAGAACGGCCAGATCAATCCGACTGTTGCGCTGGCCAACCGGTTCAACCAAGAATCGCAGGACACCGTCAACTTTGCTTTCAACAGCGCCGCGCTGGACAACACGGCGCGCGCCATTCTAAGCCAGCAGGCCCATTGGATCGGCCAGTTCCCCGAACTGCGCTTCCGCGTCTATGGCCATACCGATCTGGTTGGATCGAACGCCTATAACAAGCGTCTTGGCTTGCGCCGGGCCAATGCGGTGGTGAATTATCTGGTCGCCAGCGGGATCAGCCGGTCACGACTGGAAGCCGTCGTCAGCTATGGCGAGACCCGCCCGCTGATCGTGACGCGTGCGCCTGAAGTGCGCAACCGTCGCACGGTGACGGAAGTCACCGGTTTCGTGGGTGGTCGCAAACCCACGGTTCTGGACGGCAAGTATGCTCAGGTCGTATATCGCGAATATATTGGCAGCGCGGTGCCCCTGCCGATCATCTCGGCCGGGACCGCGGGATCAATCGGCGAAGGCACCTAA
- a CDS encoding AAA family ATPase, which produces MSSSVALHADPEPIVACTIARDVQNFDLLIEDMEAELGEAWGDLSLEDALAFFAQPDADALEFVAIAMDDQDEADLSKVAGVIRTAVEKGIKVIVIAEEVSPIALHQLLKMGAEEFVPYPLPEGALHDAIERLRAPEPEAPALVDPANQATQLKAGGDREAVILAVQPMAGGTGATTLAVNLAWELCQMDRSKKDKKAGKNPPRVCLLDFGLQFGSVATYLDLPRRDAVYELLSDTEVMDHEIFSQALVTFDEELHVLTAPPDMLPLDIVNAEDIDRIIEMARRNFDYVVIDMPNTVAQWTETVLHAAHVYFATLELDLRSAQNALRMIKALKSEELPVEKLRYVLNRAPKFTDMSGKSRAKRLAESLDISIELHLPDGGKPVTQACDHGIPLSSAATKNPLRKEIQKLAQSVHDLNQAEATAN; this is translated from the coding sequence ATGAGTAGCAGTGTTGCGCTACACGCCGACCCCGAACCGATCGTAGCTTGCACGATCGCACGGGACGTACAGAACTTCGATCTGTTGATCGAAGACATGGAAGCCGAACTTGGCGAGGCGTGGGGCGACCTGTCGCTTGAAGACGCACTTGCGTTTTTTGCTCAACCCGACGCTGACGCGCTGGAGTTTGTCGCGATTGCGATGGACGACCAGGACGAGGCAGACCTGTCAAAGGTGGCCGGTGTTATCCGCACTGCCGTCGAAAAAGGCATCAAAGTCATCGTAATCGCGGAAGAGGTCAGCCCGATCGCGCTGCACCAACTTCTGAAAATGGGGGCAGAAGAATTCGTTCCCTACCCGCTGCCCGAAGGTGCTCTTCATGACGCGATCGAGCGTCTGCGCGCACCCGAACCGGAAGCCCCTGCCCTTGTCGATCCCGCCAACCAGGCGACCCAGTTGAAAGCCGGCGGGGATCGCGAAGCGGTGATTCTGGCAGTGCAACCCATGGCGGGCGGCACCGGGGCGACCACGCTGGCGGTGAACCTGGCCTGGGAACTCTGCCAGATGGATCGCAGCAAAAAGGACAAAAAGGCAGGAAAAAACCCGCCGCGCGTCTGCCTTTTGGATTTTGGCCTGCAATTTGGCTCGGTCGCGACATATCTGGATCTGCCCCGCCGTGATGCGGTCTATGAACTGTTGTCCGATACCGAAGTTATGGATCACGAAATCTTCTCGCAGGCGCTTGTGACATTTGACGAGGAACTGCACGTCCTTACCGCGCCGCCCGACATGCTGCCACTGGATATCGTCAACGCGGAAGACATTGATCGCATTATCGAAATGGCCCGTCGAAATTTTGACTATGTCGTCATCGACATGCCCAACACCGTTGCACAATGGACCGAAACCGTTTTGCACGCAGCGCATGTGTATTTTGCAACGCTGGAGCTTGACTTGCGCTCGGCTCAGAATGCGCTGCGTATGATCAAGGCGCTGAAGTCCGAGGAACTGCCGGTTGAAAAGCTGCGCTATGTCCTGAACCGCGCACCGAAATTCACCGACATGTCGGGCAAGTCACGCGCCAAGCGCCTGGCGGAAAGTCTTGATATCTCGATCGAACTTCATTTGCCTGACGGCGGCAAGCCGGTCACGCAGGCCTGCGATCACGGGATTCCCCTGTCCAGCGCGGCAACCAAGAACCCGCTGCGTAAAGAAATCCAGAAATTGGCGCAGTCGGTTCACGATCTGAACCAGGCCGAAGCCACAGCCAACTGA